The following is a genomic window from Aquificota bacterium.
GATGTGGTAGGACCAATATGTGAAACTGGGGACTTTTTGGCCCTTGACAGAGAATTGCCAGCGGTGGAAAGGGGTGAGTATTTGGCGGTGCTTTCTGCGGGAGCCTACGGCTTTGCCATGTCCTCACACTATAACTTAAGGCCAAGGGCTTGCGAGGTGCTGGTGGAAAAGGGAAGCTATAGGGTAATAAGAGAAAGGGAAGATTACGAATATATACTTGGCAAGTAGCGTTTGCCGTTTATAGTTATATATTTCAAAATTTTATCCACATTCCTTATACCCTTTAAGTCCTCTACGGATTTAAGCCTTTTTTCTTTTCTTCTTTTTATTATTTCCTCTGCCGTCCTTTTACCAATACCGGGGACTTTTATAAGCATATCATAGTCAGCCGTGTTTATCTCAATGGGAAATAGGTGTTTGTTTGCCTCAGCCCATGCCGTCTTTGGGTCTGTTTCAAGGGGAAGGTTCCCATCCCTTAGTATGGGTTTAAAGTCCTCAAAGGAAAAGCCATATTCTCTTACCAAAAAGTCCACTTGGTATAACCTGTATTCTCTCAAAGGGTTCTCTGGCGGTTTGTTTTCAAGGGGAGTGTGAGAAACTGGGAAAAAGGCACTAAAATAAATCCTGCTTAGTCTAAAGTTCTTATTGAGATAAACTACAGCCCTTATTATCTCCTCATCCTTCTCATCGCCCACACCCACCATCATCTGTGTTATCTGGCTTTTCCCCCTGCTATTTCTTATGAGCTTATCCACATACTCTACTTTGGGAAGCATATCTTTTAGTATGCTTTTGCCCTTTGCTATGCTTTGTAGCCTTTCTTCCTTTGTAGTCTCAAGGTTTATAGATACTCTGTCTGCCACCTTTACGGCCTCTTCCACCGTTTGAAGGGATACGCCTGGCATAATCTTAAGGTGTATATAGCCCTTGAACTCATACTTTTCTCTAAGTATTTTTACCGTGTCTATCATCCTTTCCATTGTGAATTCTGGATTTCCAAATATGCCAGAAGACAGGAAAAGGCCCCTAACTTTACCAGCTTTATAAAGGTCCATAAAGCCTCTTGCTATCTCTTCTGGCTTTAGAGCCATCCTTATGGTCTGGTCCCTATCCCTTCTAAAGGCGCAATACACGCAGTTCTTATCGCACATGGTAGTTTGCATAAGTTTTAGAATTGGCACCTTACCCTTTGGAGTGGAGGCATAAAATATACAACTTTCTAAGTTTATATCTCCCTCTCTTTCAAAGCTTGCAAGCCTTGACATGAGTTTTATCTTTTTTTGAAGGTCCATAACTAATAAATTTAGGAAAGTTTTAGGACTGTTATGGTCTAAAACCTCATAAGAAGGCCAGCCAAAAGGCCATAATTGGAAAAGCTTTTATCCCTATTTAAGCTTTTGTGTAGGCCTAAGCTTATATCTATTCTATCATTGGGATGAAAAACAGCACCTATCAAAATATGTATGTCCTTCTTTTTTGTATCCCTCTCTTCTGGTATGGAATACTTTAACTCTCCGCCAAGGGTAAGGTATTTATAAAGGTTTGTGTATGCATGAAGGTAAAAACCATAGATATCTCTAAGCTCTTCCACCTGCGCAGCCTTTGTATAAAAGGCATTAAAGTTAAGAGTGCTATCTCCAATATCTTTTTCAAGCATTACGTTTGCATTGTATACAGGTTTTCCATAACCTATTCCCTTTTTACCCGTATCAAGTACGGCTGTTATTTTGTAGCCAAGCTTGAGGTCCTTTTGCTCCAAAAGTATGTGTTTTATAAATATGGAAGCATCGTTTAAGCCTTTTAGGTCTTCCCTATCTGGATATCTAAAAGCAGAATAGGGAACGGCTACCGCCAAGTCCACTTTTGGTGTTATACCCATAGTTAGCTGGAGTATATAATCCTGATGGGAAGACCCGTCGTAGTTTTTAAAGTAGGCATAGTCCGTTTCAATCTGGAACTTACCAAAGCCTCCCAATGTATTGGTGTCTTCCGCATTAAAAGGGTAAAAGGCGTAGGCAAGTCCAGAAAGCATAAGTATTCCCGCAGAGGCCCTTTTGAGCATGTCTGTATTATAACATAAATTGAAATTCATTGTCAATAACTTTACAGAGAACATATAAAAATTTTTTGTCTAATTTATCTTCAGCAAGGACAGGCATATCACTTTACAATCCAGACCTTACGGAAATGCATTATATTTTTTTACCATGCTAAACTTTGTCTACGGTTTTAAAGGATATACTCTTTTGGTTGTCTCCTTTCTTCTCCTTGTGTTGGTCCTTATAGTTGGTCTTTTTCATCTTGAAGAACGTGGCGTAGTATACTTTGCCTTGTTGGGTGGTGCTCTTGCTCTGTTTAGCTTTTCACTATTCTCTTACCTTTTTGGTGTATATGCCTACTTAAAGGAAGAATACTCAAAAAGGAAAAACCTTTGGTCCTTTATCTTTGACTTCTTGGCAGACCTCCGACTTGCCATTTTTATCATGATAGTCCTTGGCATACTTTCCATGCTTGGCTCCACCTATGTGCAACAAAACCAACCTATAGAGTTTTACCTTGATAGGTTTGGTGCAGACCTGGGATATTGGTTTTGGAGGCTTTGGATAACGGATGTGTTTCACTCTTGGTATTATATAGGGCTTATAGTTTTGCTTGCCATAAACCTTATAGCTTGTTCTTTCAAAAGACTTCCAAGAATTTGGGTGCAAACCTTTACAAAGGAAAGGTTTCAAAAGCTGGATGAACACATGGAAAAGCACCTTAAACCTATCTCAATCCATGTAAACCCATCAGAGGAAAAGATAGTTAAATTCCTTCAAAGGATGGGTTTTAAGGTCTTTATGGAAAAGGAGGGTGAAAGGACATACTTTTATGCAGAAAAGGGTAAATTCTCACGCCTTGGCGTCTATGTGGTGCATATAGGTCTTTTGGTTATAATGGCTGGAGCCCTTATTGATGCCCTATGGGGAATAAGAGGCACTGTAATAGTGCCGGAAGGCTCCAAAAGCGATACTCTTATTATTCCAGCCAAGGAGAAGGCTATAAAGCTACCCTTTCAGATAGAATTGGAAGACTTCCGAATAGTTAGCTACGAGGAAGAGTTCAAAAGGAAAGGCAAAGTAAAGGAAACGCCCTTTAAAGATGCCATAGCGAGCTTTGAAAGCGATATAAGGATAATTCAAGATGGTAAAGTGGTGGCAAGGGGGACAACGGCCGTCAACTCTCCCTTTGACTTTGGAAGCTACAGGATATTCCAAGCCACCTACG
Proteins encoded in this region:
- a CDS encoding radical SAM protein; translation: MDLQKKIKLMSRLASFEREGDINLESCIFYASTPKGKVPILKLMQTTMCDKNCVYCAFRRDRDQTIRMALKPEEIARGFMDLYKAGKVRGLFLSSGIFGNPEFTMERMIDTVKILREKYEFKGYIHLKIMPGVSLQTVEEAVKVADRVSINLETTKEERLQSIAKGKSILKDMLPKVEYVDKLIRNSRGKSQITQMMVGVGDEKDEEIIRAVVYLNKNFRLSRIYFSAFFPVSHTPLENKPPENPLREYRLYQVDFLVREYGFSFEDFKPILRDGNLPLETDPKTAWAEANKHLFPIEINTADYDMLIKVPGIGKRTAEEIIKRRKEKRLKSVEDLKGIRNVDKILKYITINGKRYLPSIYS
- a CDS encoding cytochrome c biogenesis protein ResB gives rise to the protein MLNFVYGFKGYTLLVVSFLLLVLVLIVGLFHLEERGVVYFALLGGALALFSFSLFSYLFGVYAYLKEEYSKRKNLWSFIFDFLADLRLAIFIMIVLGILSMLGSTYVQQNQPIEFYLDRFGADLGYWFWRLWITDVFHSWYYIGLIVLLAINLIACSFKRLPRIWVQTFTKERFQKLDEHMEKHLKPISIHVNPSEEKIVKFLQRMGFKVFMEKEGERTYFYAEKGKFSRLGVYVVHIGLLVIMAGALIDALWGIRGTVIVPEGSKSDTLIIPAKEKAIKLPFQIELEDFRIVSYEEEFKRKGKVKETPFKDAIASFESDIRIIQDGKVVARGTTAVNSPFDFGSYRIFQATYGLTGEAGKAKIAIFDKALAPKDPQKAFVGEVELKAGKVSEFKNMLLSIDRSTLNLEDEQKGFQGELKPAMVVKVLMDGKSYDVPVVYSPELTIFAQSQLEQLKDFPYIFFLVDFEPQYFSGLQVSRQAGTPIIWLGSILVVGGMLIAFYTVHRKVWARLEGNTLKVAFWSHKFKEEFKKSFLNSLEVLKHENPSHGKEPNTS